A genomic window from Cucumis melo cultivar AY chromosome 8, USDA_Cmelo_AY_1.0, whole genome shotgun sequence includes:
- the LOC103484231 gene encoding ycf3-interacting protein 1, chloroplastic isoform X3, with protein sequence MAVMALQLRHFSLSPSPSSSIEHNYEVYRRFRQLPLPSHGPHHRLLVPSSRNRRSLACVGKEDTQFRQSSSTTDEQPDAQALEYIHQIRRVLELLKKNRDMLFNEVKLTVMIEDPREVERRRLLGIDEDDAPTRDDLAATLEEVNEGKFPKNRVALQMLAEEMTKWPNLEAEAPKKRRSKSLYAKATDTGVNPREAAKRLNIDWDTAAEIEDADLGDDPEVPAAVGYGALYIVTAFP encoded by the exons ATGGCAGTGATGGCTCTTCAACTCCGCCACTTCTCCCTCtccccttccccttcttcgTCCATCGAACACAACTACGAAGTTTATCGTCGCTTCCGCCAACTTCCCCTTCCCAGTCATGGCCCTCACCATCGTCTCCTAGTTCCCTCTAGCCGCAATCGACGCTCTCTGGCCTGCGTTGGCAAGGAAGATACCCAGTTCCGTCAATCATCGTCCACCACAGATGAACAGCCTGACGCCCAAGCCCTAGAATACATTCATCAGATTCGAAGG GTACTCGAGCTTCTCAAGAAAAACAGAGACATGCTCTTTAACGAG GTTAAACTTACCGTAATGATTGAAGACCCCCGGGAAGTTGAACGCCGGAGATTACTTGGAATTGACGAGGATGACGCCCCAACAAGGGATGATTTAGCCGCCACTCTCGAAGAA GTCAATGAAGGAAAGTTCCCAAAAAATCGAGTGGCTCTCCAAATGCTAGCTGAAGAGATGACCAAATGGCCCAATTTGGAG GCTGAGGCACCCAAGAAGAGACGCAGTAAATCGTTGTATGCAAAAGCCACAGACACTGGTGTGAATCCTCGAGAGGCAGCAAAGAGACTAAACATCGATTGGGACACTGCAGCTGAGATTGAAGATGCCGACTTGGGTGATGACCCAGAAGTGCCCGCCGCTGTG GGATATGGAGCACTGTACATAGTGACAGCGTTTCCG TAG
- the LOC103484231 gene encoding ycf3-interacting protein 1, chloroplastic isoform X1, translated as MAVMALQLRHFSLSPSPSSSIEHNYEVYRRFRQLPLPSHGPHHRLLVPSSRNRRSLACVGKEDTQFRQSSSTTDEQPDAQALEYIHQIRRVLELLKKNRDMLFNEVKLTVMIEDPREVERRRLLGIDEDDAPTRDDLAATLEEVNEGKFPKNRVALQMLAEEMTKWPNLEAEAPKKRRSKSLYAKATDTGVNPREAAKRLNIDWDTAAEIEDADLGDDPEVPAAVGYGALYIVTAFPVIIGISVVLILFYNSLQ; from the exons ATGGCAGTGATGGCTCTTCAACTCCGCCACTTCTCCCTCtccccttccccttcttcgTCCATCGAACACAACTACGAAGTTTATCGTCGCTTCCGCCAACTTCCCCTTCCCAGTCATGGCCCTCACCATCGTCTCCTAGTTCCCTCTAGCCGCAATCGACGCTCTCTGGCCTGCGTTGGCAAGGAAGATACCCAGTTCCGTCAATCATCGTCCACCACAGATGAACAGCCTGACGCCCAAGCCCTAGAATACATTCATCAGATTCGAAGG GTACTCGAGCTTCTCAAGAAAAACAGAGACATGCTCTTTAACGAG GTTAAACTTACCGTAATGATTGAAGACCCCCGGGAAGTTGAACGCCGGAGATTACTTGGAATTGACGAGGATGACGCCCCAACAAGGGATGATTTAGCCGCCACTCTCGAAGAA GTCAATGAAGGAAAGTTCCCAAAAAATCGAGTGGCTCTCCAAATGCTAGCTGAAGAGATGACCAAATGGCCCAATTTGGAG GCTGAGGCACCCAAGAAGAGACGCAGTAAATCGTTGTATGCAAAAGCCACAGACACTGGTGTGAATCCTCGAGAGGCAGCAAAGAGACTAAACATCGATTGGGACACTGCAGCTGAGATTGAAGATGCCGACTTGGGTGATGACCCAGAAGTGCCCGCCGCTGTG GGATATGGAGCACTGTACATAGTGACAGCGTTTCCGGTGATAATTGGCATCTCAGTAGTTCTAATCCTTTTCTACAATTCTCTTCAATAG
- the LOC103484231 gene encoding ycf3-interacting protein 1, chloroplastic isoform X2: MAVMALQLRHFSLSPSPSSSIEHNYEVYRRFRQLPLPSHGPHHRLLVPSSRNRRSLACVGKEDTQFRQSSSTTDEQPDAQALEYIHQIRRVLELLKKNRDMLFNEVKLTVMIEDPREVERRRLLGIDEDDAPTRDDLAATLEEVNEGKFPKNRVALQMLAEEMTKWPNLEAEAPKKRRSKSLYAKATDTGVNPREAAKRLNIDWDTAAEIEDADLGDDPEVPAAVVCFLCPSFFSRCRRG, encoded by the exons ATGGCAGTGATGGCTCTTCAACTCCGCCACTTCTCCCTCtccccttccccttcttcgTCCATCGAACACAACTACGAAGTTTATCGTCGCTTCCGCCAACTTCCCCTTCCCAGTCATGGCCCTCACCATCGTCTCCTAGTTCCCTCTAGCCGCAATCGACGCTCTCTGGCCTGCGTTGGCAAGGAAGATACCCAGTTCCGTCAATCATCGTCCACCACAGATGAACAGCCTGACGCCCAAGCCCTAGAATACATTCATCAGATTCGAAGG GTACTCGAGCTTCTCAAGAAAAACAGAGACATGCTCTTTAACGAG GTTAAACTTACCGTAATGATTGAAGACCCCCGGGAAGTTGAACGCCGGAGATTACTTGGAATTGACGAGGATGACGCCCCAACAAGGGATGATTTAGCCGCCACTCTCGAAGAA GTCAATGAAGGAAAGTTCCCAAAAAATCGAGTGGCTCTCCAAATGCTAGCTGAAGAGATGACCAAATGGCCCAATTTGGAG GCTGAGGCACCCAAGAAGAGACGCAGTAAATCGTTGTATGCAAAAGCCACAGACACTGGTGTGAATCCTCGAGAGGCAGCAAAGAGACTAAACATCGATTGGGACACTGCAGCTGAGATTGAAGATGCCGACTTGGGTGATGACCCAGAAGTGCCCGCCGCTGTGGTTTGCTTTCTTTGTCCCTCATTCTTTAGTCGATG TAGACGTGGCTGA